From Ipomoea triloba cultivar NCNSP0323 chromosome 5, ASM357664v1, the proteins below share one genomic window:
- the LOC116020215 gene encoding zinc finger BED domain-containing protein RICESLEEPER 2-like: MAKFNISQVVTFCGVLLYLVVLLVDYRIKLIGATHVKHPKKKLHDRDKVQSDLVYLSFIEDLDSRTNPFQEGENNRNQDTWNPIRVHSVVITRPITTSLKHHWYRKMSFENDTVDSDSVCTHKRRKSSEVWNHFSTVEKGEDGRGRVTCNYCKKSYLHDASKSGTSTLSRHLLTCKKKPEDAGAMLIDQEGKLNNRTIDQKVCRELIAQCTIEHNLPFKWVEYRSVRLLCQYLNPDFQFISRNTLASDVLQLYERHKERLKLILKKITGMLCLTCDVWTACTNAGYICLTVHYVDENWVLNNKILSFCDMPPPHSGFELSRKVYDCLVDWEIDSKVFSITLDNASANDVMVRLLKQQLLLQNSLLCGGEFFHVRCFAHILNLIVQDGLKVASVALGKIRESIKYVKMSEARMISFQDCAQRVGVDITCGLALDVPTRWNSTYVMLDSAIQYRRVFCSLGLKDRNYKCCPSDEEWSRGEKMCVFLYPFYAITNLISGSSYPTSNLYFLQVWKIECLLLENLDSEDEVVKGMAKNMKLKFDKYWDEYSVILAMGAVFDPRLKLQFVEYCYKMLNPLTCQAKIEWIKNKLYMLYDEYKKKSVGSSSSRVSTSQSQEPLVTSIYGVGSGGLRSRGGHGKLDETLISMKMKIMLVKLELELQMLRGKNKGEVGGGDEDENYVGVGVRRL, encoded by the exons atggctaaatttaatatttctcAAGTTGTTACATTTTGTGGTGTACTGTTATACTTAGTTGTTCTACTTGTTGATTATAGGATAAAGTTAATTGGAGCAACTCATGTCAAGCATCCCAAGAAGAAGTTACATGATCGTGATAAAGTACAAAGTGATCTTGTTTATTTGTCTttcattgaagatttggattcgaggacgaatccttttcaagaaggggagaaTAATAGGAACCAGGACACATGGAACCCAATAAGGGTCCATAGTGTGGTCATCACAAGGCCTATCACTACATCCTTAAAGCATCATTG gtatAGAAAAATGTCTTTTGAAAATGATACAGTTGATAGTGATAGTGTATGTACTcacaaaagaagaaaatcatCCGAAGTTTGGAATCATTTTTCAACTGTTGAAAAAGGGGAAGATGGTAGAGGGAGGGTTACATGCAATTACtgtaaaaaatcatatttgcaTGATGCTTCCAAAAGTGGAACATCAACTTTAAGTCGTCATTTGTTGACATGCAAAAAGAAACCAGAAGATGCGGGTGCTATGTTAATTGATCAAGAAGGGAAATTGAATAATAGAACTATTGATCAAAAAGTTTGTCGTGAATTAATTGCCCAGTGTACAATTGAACATAATCTTCCATTTAAATGGGTTGAATATAGGAGTGTGAGGTTACTTTGTCAGTATTTGAATCCTGattttcaattcatttctaGAAATACTTTGGCATCAGATGTTTTGCAATTGTATGAAAGACATAAAGAAAGGTTGAAGTTGATATTGAAAAAGATTACCGGTATGCTTTGTTTAACATGTGATGTGTGGACTGCATGTACAAATGCCGGTTATATATGCTTGACTGTGCATTATGTGGACGAAAATTGGGTGttgaataataaaatacttTCATTCTGTGATATGCCTCCTCCGCATTCTGGCTTTGAATTATCTAGGAAAGTTTATGACTGCTTGGTAGATTGGGAGATAGATAGTAAAGTGTTTTCCATAACTTTGGATAATGCTTCTGCCAATGATGTTATGGTGAGACTTCTAAAGCAGCAACTATTGTTACAAAATAGTTTGCTTTGTGGTGGAGAATTTTTTCATGTAAGGTGTTTTGCACATATCTTGAATTTGATTGTTCAAGATGGGTTGAAAGTTGCTAGTGTTGCATTAGGAAAAATTAGAGAGAGCATTAAGTATGTAAAAATGTCTGAAGCAAGAATGATATCATTTCAAGATTGTGCTCAACGTGTTGGTGTTGATATCACTTGTGGACTTGCTTTGGATGTGCCAACTCGTTGGAATTCAACTTATGTGATGCTTGATAGTGCTATACAATATCGTCGTGTTTTTTGCTCTCTTGGATTAAAGGATAGAAATTACAAGTGTTGTCCTTCGGATGAAGAGTGGTCAAGAGGGGAAAAGATGTGTGTATTTTTGTATCCATTTTATGCTATTACCAACTTGATTTCAGGTTCATCCTATCCGACttcaaatttgtattttttgcaAGTTTGGAAGATTGAATGTTTGTTGCTTGAGAATTTAGACAGTGAGGATGAAGTAGTAAAGGGTATGGCTAAGaatatgaaattgaagtttgaCAAGTATTGGGATGAGTACAGTGTAATACTTGCAATGGGAGCTGTTTTTGATCCAAGGTTGAAATTGCAATTTGTGGAATATTGTTATAAGATGCTTAATCCACTTACTTGTCAAGCGAAGATTGAATGGATAAAGAACAAATTATACATGTTGTACGATGAGTATAAGAAGAAGAGTGTTGGTTCTTCATCTTCTAGAGTTTCTACTTCGCAATCACAAGAACCTTTGGTAACAAGTATTTATGGAGTAGGGAGCGGAGGATTGAGAAGTAGAGGAGGACATGGAAAATTGGATGAAACTCTTATTTCT atgaagatgaagattatgtTGGTGAAGTTGGAGTTGGAGCTTCAAATGTTGAGGGGGAAGAATAAGGGTGAAGTTGGAGGTggagatgaagatgaaaattaTGTTGGAGTTGGAGTAAGAAGATTGTGA